The Cydia splendana chromosome 8, ilCydSple1.2, whole genome shotgun sequence genome contains a region encoding:
- the LOC134792808 gene encoding methylosome protein WDR77-like yields MENSNKIVAPHLNAEVYRTDTTGNEAPSYLDYIKLHPDGSVLVGCSELTGRYWVGGAAIFKNITEAREISSKSMRSIQLDSGTADGCFIGKSSKVLICEDRGAIGIWSINEDDAWKQWKEEMTVSEHDNGVMALDCLEPEKQYVTAGADGHIKVWDLTDMICIRNYSLAHCAAVSGVSVRPNTTTSFASGSLDMYITLWDDNIDKPIVDLVKNDCGIRCLQWIDENQLVYGDEAGVLRVMDVRHPVNVATLCDFPAPVHKVAVHPEHGRIAVSCDNKIVSVCDKVADSKSKVLYHDRHLHSNYVRGVAWDNSDRNTLHSSAWDGLIRTHNVS; encoded by the exons ATGGAGAACAGTAATAAGATTGTGGCACCACATCTCAATGCCGAAGTATACAGGACCGATACGACTGGAAATGAAGCACCGTCTTACCTAGACTACATTAAGCTTCATCCag atGGCAGTGTTCTTGTCGGTTGTTCAGAGCTGACAGGAAGATATTGGGTAGGAGGTGCCGCCATCTTCAAGAATATTACCGAAGCCAGGGAAATAAGCTCTAAATCTATGAGAAGTATTCAATTGGACTCTGGTACGGCTGATGGATGCTTTATAGGAAAATCTTCAAAG GTTTTAATATGTGAGGACCGTGGTGCAATTGGTATTTGGAGCATAAATGAGGATGATGCGTGGAAGCAATGGAAGGAGGAGATGACAGTTTCAGAGCATGACAATGGGGTGATGGCATTAGACTGCCTTGAACCAGAGAAACAGTATGTGACAGCTGGTGCCGATGGCCATATTAAG GTGTGGGATCTGACTGACATGATCTGCATTAGGAACTACAGTTTAGCACACTGTGCCGCGGTGTCTGGGGTCTCAGTGAGACCTAACACCACCACAAGCTTTGCTTCTGGATCTTTAGACATGTACATCACACTGTGGGATGATAATATAGACAAACCAATTGTAG ACTTAGTTAAGAATGACTGTGGCATCCGTTGCCTACAATGGATAGATGAAAACCAGTTAGTGTATGGAGATGAGGCTGGAGTGCTCCGAGTGATGGATGTGAGACATCCTGTGAATGTGGCCACGCTGTGTGACTTCCCTGCGCCAGTGCATAAAGTTGCTGTCCATCCAGA ACACGGAAGAATAGCGGTCTCCTGTGACAATAAAATAGTTTCCGTGTGCGACAAAGTGGCAGACAGCAAGTCGAAAGTACTGTACCACGATCGTCACTTGCACAGCAACTACGTGCGAGGTGTGGCGTGGGACAACAGTGACCGCAACACTCTGCACTCCTCGGCTTGGGACGGGCTCATCAGAACTCATAATGTTTCGTGA